A portion of the Pomacea canaliculata isolate SZHN2017 linkage group LG13, ASM307304v1, whole genome shotgun sequence genome contains these proteins:
- the LOC112554231 gene encoding LOW QUALITY PROTEIN: carboxypeptidase Q-like (The sequence of the model RefSeq protein was modified relative to this genomic sequence to represent the inferred CDS: inserted 3 bases in 3 codons): protein MKMKCMVALSLFVGVASTFTIHNVFERSKAEIPRLKDAASRIINLALKGPSQNQTYNRLANFTDKFGSRLTGSQNLENAIDYMVDALQKDGLKAYTEPVTVPHWVRGNESAELITPRWHPMAMLGLGYSIGTPPEGITAEALVVRSFDELHERASEAKGKIVVYDEDFVSYGVTVDYRSRGAVEGAKVGAVATLIRSVTAFSLYSPHTGMQDYXDGVPKIPTACITVEDAEMLKRMADRGEKIVIKLVMGAVNLXPVQSRNTIADLVGWKYPDQIVLVSGHLDSWDVGQGAMDDGGGXFISWQALSLVHQLGLQPKRTMRAVLWTGEEFGLIGGQSYWEKHKDDIKNYDLVMESDDGTFMPRGIRFTGNAEATKIMQNIVSTLLSSINATTVASPAEVSDIPWWIQNGVPGGSLLNDNEIYSFFHHSNADTMTVENPHWLDLCSAVWAVTAFAVADLEDMLPR, encoded by the exons ATGAAAATGAAGTGCATGGTAGCATTGTCTCTGTTCGTTGGAGTGGCATCCACTTTTACCATTCATAATGTCTTTGAAAGATCAAAGGCTGAAATTCCAAGACTTAAGGATGCAGCCAGTCGTATTATCAATTTGGCGTTAAAAGGACCATCACAAAACCAGACCTACAACAG GTTGGCGAATTTCACAGACAAATTTGGGAGTCGTCTTACTGGATCTCAGAACTTGGAAAATGCTATAGACTACATGGTTGACGCACTTCAAAAGGATGGTTTGAAAGCCTACACTGAGCCTGTAACAGTCCCCCATTGGGTGAGAGGTAATGAGTCAGCAGAGCTTATAACTCCTCGCTGGCATCCCATGGCCATGCTGGGTCTAGGCTATAGTATTGGAACTCCCCCTGAAGGCATTACAGCTGAAGCTCTTGTGGTGCGTAGTTTTGACGAGTTACATGAACGTGCAAGTGAAGCTAAAGGCAAGATTGTTGTCTATGATGAAGATTTTGTAAGCTATGGAGTCACTGTGGATTACAGAAGTCGGGGTGCAGTTGAAGGAGCTAAAGTTGGGGCTGTGGCAACACTGATACGAAGCGTTACTGCTTTCTCCTTGTATTCCCCACATACTGGGATGCAGGACT GAGATGGAGTGCCCAAAATTCCCACAGCCTGTATAACTGTTGAAGATGCTGAGATGCTGAAGCGTATGGCAGATCGCGGTGAGAAAATTGTAATTAAGCTAGTGATGGGGGCAGTGAACT AGCCTGTGCAGTCCCGCAACACTATAGCCGATCTTGTTGGTTGGAAATATCCTGATCAGATTGTATTGGTCAGTGGTCATCTTGACAGCTGGGATGTGGGTCAAGGAGCAATGGATGATGGAGGTG CTTTTATTTCATGGCAAGCCTTGTCACTAGTTCATCAGCTGGGTCTTCAGCCAAAGCGAACTATGCGTGCAGTCTTGTGGACTGGGGAAGAGTTTGGTCTGATAGGTGGTCAGAGCTACTGGGAGAAGCACAAAGATGACATTAAAAACTATGACCTTGTTATGGAGTCAGATGATGGCACTTTTATGCCCCGTGGAATCCGGTTTACAGGTAATGCAGAGGCCACCAAAATTATGCAGAACATTGTGTCTACTCTGCTTTCAAGCATCAATGCTACTACAGTTGCATCCCCTGCAGAGGTGTCAGATATTCCATGGTGGATTCAAAATGGTGTGCCAGGAGGTAGTTTGCTGAATGATAATgaaatttattctttcttccatcATTCAAATGCTGACACAATGACAGTTGAGAATCCCCATTGGCTTGATCTGTGCTCTGCAGTCTGGGCTGTTACTGCGTTCGCTGTGGCAGATCTGGAAGACATGCTTCCTCGCTAA
- the LOC112554232 gene encoding snurportin-1-like gives MDELTAALASSFEVSSDLNKISAPHPRFSQFKMKSSSQDQDSRRQRLLEFQKRNRFDYLSHVRKLTEDDWKDDVDKASEEEEIMDIEQTIKKPGRHYQDQLMYSEWLVEVPSDFATEWLMVLCPVGKRCLVVTNKFSTKAYSKSGFCINTFPSHLPGGNHSIQKRISCCVLDCLYSEVNKTYYILDLMCWNGHSVYDTETEFRFFWLHEKIKETPEVMEVSKVNPMKFVPLPSFACTQEAIASAVASANFEIDGLLFYHKRTHYLFGSTPLVVWLKPYMLPEILGIEVPQCQLGHQPADYTNYADHMKKVAEDKERTQLEKTQGVSSHGNCYRQRRGRGRGRGHGRGRGQEQVMEAECLEGSEGGDLSRCRSNAKSGRKYQRDKVEIMDSEFGECKENTCGRRQVAKEDSAHNVNYSLKKELVARQLIANRFNGRQQECCSMQEEVIVESTIGNQLA, from the exons ATGGATGAGCTGACGGCCGCTTTGGCATCTAGTTTTGAGGTCAGTAGCGACTTAAACAAGATCTCCGCCCCACATCCAAGATTTTCTCAGTTCAAGATGAAGTCATCAAGTCAAGATCAAGATAGCCGTCGGCAACGTCTTCTTGAGTTCCAGAAAAG AAACAGATTTGATTATCTGAGTCATGTGCGCAAGCTCACAGAGGACGACTGGAAGGATGATGTGGACAAAGCCAGTGAAGAAGAGGAAATCATGGACAtagaacaaacaataaaaaaacctgGACGTCACTACCAAGATCAG CTTATGTATTCAGAGTGGCTTGTAGAGGTTCCATCAGATTTTGCCACTGAGTGGCTCATGGTACTTTGCCCTGTGGGTAAACGATGTCTGGTTGTCACAAACAAG TTTTCTACCAAGGCTTACTCCAAGAGCGGCTTTTGTATCAACACTTTTCCATCTCACCTTCCAGGTGGTAATCACAGCATACAAAAGCGCATCA GCTGCTGTGTGCTAGACTGCCTTTACAGTGAAGTAAACAAAACGTACTATATCTTGGATCTAATGTGTTGGAATGGTCACTCTGTCTATGACACTGAG ACAGAATTTAGATTTTTCTGGCTGCATGAAAAGATCAAGGAAACACCTGAAGTCATGGAAGTCTCCAAAGTAAATCCG ATGAAATTTGTACCTCTGCCAAGTTTTGCCTGCACCCAAGAAGCAATAGCTTCAGCTGTTGCCTCAGCCAATTTTGAG ATCGATGGCTTGCTGTTTTACCACAAGCGCACTCACTATTTGTTTGGCTCTACACCTCTGGTTGTGTGGCTGAAGCCCTACATGCTTCCAGAAATACTTGGCATTGAAGTACCTCAGTGCCAGCTAGGCCACCAACCTGCAGACTACACCAATTATGCTGATCATATGAAAAAGGTGGCAGAAGACAAGGAGAGGACTCAACTGGAGAAGACCCAAGGAGTCTCTTCCCATGGAAACTGCTATAGACAAAGAAGAGGTCGGGGAAGGGGCAGAGGTCATGGTAGAGGAAGGGGTCAAGAACAAGTAATGGAGGCAGAGTGCTTGGAAGGCAGTGAAGGTGGAGACCTCAGCAGGTGTAGGTCAAATGCAAAATCTGGGAGAAAATATCAGCGAGATAAAGTAGAAATAATGGACTCAGAATTTGGGGAATGCAAGGAAAATACTTGTGGCAGGCGTCAGGTAGCAAAAGAAGATTCAGCACATAATGTGAACtacagtttgaaaaaagaacTTGTGGCAAGACAGCTTATAGCAAATAGATTTAATGGTAGACAACAAGAGTGTTGCAGTATGCAGGAGGAGGTCATAGTTGAAAGCACCATTGGAAATCAATTGGCTTGA